The following coding sequences are from one Nicotiana tabacum cultivar K326 chromosome 1, ASM71507v2, whole genome shotgun sequence window:
- the LOC107830143 gene encoding uncharacterized protein LOC107830143 isoform X1, translated as MFKSGRWRSEKNKIKAVFKLQFHATQVSQVVGDALMVSVVPADVGKPTVKSDKATVRDGSCYWENGVLETVKFVREPKTGKIHERIYNFVVGTGSSKSGVVGEASFDFSSYADATKVSLVSLPLKNSKSEAVLHVSIQRIQDSADQSVVEEIETAKLNSLDRSLRSQLSNDDFDSIVKDDFIEEALANKPTSQNGGKNGNCRTSSESDITLSSSGSSSGLDTPCEIPLKNNTVHHEQISFPSSLTNALVPRKQNSNVSTTVHEESPNAHWEWMEASAFDAGPDVVEKLKTELIAMARQADVSDLELQTLRKQIVKESKRGQDLSKEVASLKEERDALKEECDKLKASQKRMDETKSKDKLLYDNGDIQALVDELRQELNYHKDMNANLQIQLQKTQESNSELILAVQDLDEMLEQKNQEIANLSNKSTTCDDAEKFPDVISNSKHEMSDEDDEEQKALEQLVRQHSDAKETYVLEQKIMDLHGEIEIYRRDRDDLEMQMEQLALDYEILKQENHDMSYKLEQSQIQEQLKMQYECSSSYATASQLEAQIESLENELKKQSEEFSDSLVTISDLEAQVRNLEEELEKQAQGFEADLGALTRDKVEQEQRAIRAEEALRKTRWQNASTAERLQEEFKRLSVQMASTFEANEKLASKALNEANEFRLQKMHLEDMLQKSSEELQSIRDHYEVKILELSSQVSKMTGQIDKLQREIAEKSVQLERQEELVKETQQHQSQKVIILEAEIENLLADKKISSAHDEQKNSLMAELDKMRTSIKDMELLVEQGRNERSELETKLASVRKEAEESLKELNNMRSLKAEKEAIAGKLHLEMDNLKSRCNEMKRMLFEDEVEKEKLKKQVSQLKGDLKKKEDALNSLDKKLKDGNSRIIASNGMKATSKNNKSIPTSAGSREVASLKEKIKLLEQGQIKLKESALESSTNSFLEKERDLQDKIEELDRRLEDLSQNAERLSEQESRKVAADALCPGSTTCTKDESSFTGKSCNGCSFDKENEASASNTRHLEELSSEIELLRERNNVMEEELKEMQERYSEISLKFAEVEGERQQLVMKLRKR; from the exons ATGTTCAAGTCTGGGAGATGGAGGAGCGAAAAGAACAAGATCAAAGCTGTTTTCAAGTTGCAGTTTCATGCAACTCAG GTGTCACAGGTAGTTGGAGATGCATTAATGGTATCTGTGGTCCCTGCTGATGTTGGAAAGCCAACGGTAAAATCAGATAAGGCAACGGTTCGTGATGGGAGCTGCTATTGGGAGAATGGAGTTCTTGAAACTGTGAAATTCGTCCGAGAGCCAAAGACGGGGAAGATTCATGAGAGGATCTATAACTTTGTTGTGGGAACT GGTTCTTCAAAATCTGGAGTTGTTGGCGAAGCTTCGTTTGATTTTTCGAGTTATGCAGATGCAACTAAGGTTTCCTTAGTGTCTCTTCCTCTAAAAAATTCTAAATCTGAAGCTGTGTTGCAT GTTTCAATACAGAGGATTCAGGATTCTGCTGATCAAAG TGTTGTCGAAGAAATCGAAACTGCAAAACTTAATTCTCTGGATAGAAGTTTGAGATCACAATTAAGCAACGATGATTTTGATTCAATAGTTAAAGACGATTTTATTGAG GAAGCTCTGGCCAACAAACCTACATCACAAAATGGTGGAAAGAATGGCAACTGCCGGACATCAAGCGAATCTGATATTACCCTGTCCAGTTCTGGAAGCAGCTCAGGGCTTGATACACCTTGTGAAATCCCATTGAAGAACAACACGGTTCATCACGAGCAAATAAGCTTTCCGTCCTCTCTGACTAATGCTTTGGTTCCCCGGAAGCAAAATAGCAATGTCTCAACAACAGTTCATGAAGAAAGTCCGAATGCACACTGGGAGTGGATGGAAGCTTCTGCTTTTGATGCGGGTCCAGATGTTGTTGAAAAGCTCAAAACTGAGCTCATAGCTATGGCTAGGCAAGCAGACGTGTCGGATTTGGAACTACAGACTCTTCGGAAACAGATAGTCAAGGAGAGCAAAAGGGGACAGGACCTCTCAAAAGAGGTAGCTAGTTTGAAAGAGGAACGAGATGCTCtcaaggaagaatgcgataaactTAAAGCCTCACAGAAACGTATGGACGAGACAAAGTCCAAAGACAAGTTGCTTTACGACAATGGGGATATTCAGGCTCTTGTAGATGAGCTTAGGCAAGAGTTGAATTATCACAAGGACATGAATGCAAATCTTCAGATACAACTTCAGAAGACACAAGAATCAAATTCTGAGCTAATTCTTGCTGTCCAAGATCTAGATGAAATGTTGGAACAGAAAAACCAAGAAATTGCTAACCTGTCCAACAAATCAACGACGTGCGATGATGCTGAGAAGTTTCCAGATGTTATCTCCAACTCCAAGCATGAAatgagtgatgaagatgatgaagagCAAAAAGCACTTGAGCAGCTTGTGAGACAGCATAGCGATGCCAAGGAAACATACGTGCTAGAGCAAAAAATCATGGACCTGCATGGTGAAATTGAGATCTACAGAAGAGACAGAGACGATTTAGAGATGCAGATGGAGCAACTTGCCCTTGACTATGAGATACTGAAGCAAGAAAACCATGACATGTCATACAAATTGGAGCAAAGCCAGATACAGGAACAATTAAAGATGCAGTATGAATGTTCCTCTTCGTATGCCACTGCAAGTCAACTGGAAGCCCAGATCGAGAGCTTGGAGAACGAGCTGAAGAAGCAATCTGAAGAATTCTCTGACTCTTTGGTCACAATTAGTGATCTTGAAGCTCAAGTCAGAAACTTGGAGGAAGAACTGGAAAAGCAAGCCCAGGGATTTGAAGCTGATTTGGGCGCGCTGACTCGTGATAAAGTTGAACAAGAGCAGAGAGCGATACGAGCTGAAGAAGCATTGAGGAAGACTAGATGGCAAAATGCTAGCACAGCAGAGCGGCTTCAGGAGGAATTTAAACGGCTCTCTGTCCAAATGGCGTCCACTTTTGAGGCTAATGAAAAATTAGCTAGCAAAGCATTGAACGAAGCTAACGAATTCCGCCTACAGAAAATGCACCTTGAAGATATGCTCCAGAAATCGTCCGAGGAGCTCCAATCTATCAGAGACCATTATGAAGTAAAGATTCTTGAGCTTTCCAGCCAGGTGAGTAAAATGACAGGTCAAATCGACAAGTTGCAGAGAGAAATAGCCGAAAAATCTGTGCAACTAGAGAGACAAGAAGAGCTCGTCAAGGAAACTCAGCAGCATCAGTCACAGAAAGTTATTATCCTTGAAGCTGAGATTGAAAATCTATTAGCAGACAAGAAAATATCTTCTGCTCATGATGAACAGAAGAATAGCTTGATGGCTGAATTAGATAAAATGAGGACATCAATCAAGGATATGGAATTGCTTGTCGAACAAGGTCGCAATGAAAGAAGTGAACTGGAGACTAAGCTTGCATCAGTAAGAAAAGAAGCTGAGGAGTCTTTGAAGGAATTAAACAATATGAGGTCTCTTAAGGCTGAGAAGGAGGCAATAGCTGGGAAACTGCATTTGGAAATGGATAACCTTAAATCGAGatgcaatgaaatgaaaaggATGTTGTTTGAGGACGAGGTggagaaagaaaaattgaaaaagcaGGTGTCTCAATTAAAAGGTGAtctgaagaagaaagaggatgcaTTGAATAGCTTAGATAAAAAGCTCAAGGATGGCAATAGTCGAATAATAGCTTCTAATGGAATGAAAGCAACATCAAAGAACAACAAGTCCATACCCACATCTGCAGGCTCAAGAGAGGTTGCAAGTCTTAAAGAGAAGATAAAGTTGCTTGAG CAGGGTCAGATCAAGCTGAAGGAAAGTGCACTTGAGAGTTCAACAAATTCATTTTTGGAGAAGGAGAGAGATCTTCAAGACAAAATAGAGGAGTTAGATAGAAGATTAGAAGATCTTAGTCAGAATGCAGAAAGGCTGTCTGAACAAGAGTCCCGAAAG GTAGCTGCAGATGCTCTATGTCCAGGTTCTACGACATGCACAAAAGATGAAAGTTCCTTCACAGGGAAGAG CTGCAATGGCTGTTCATTTGACAAGGAAAATGAAGCCTCAGCGTCTAATACAAGACATCTCGAGGAATTGTCCAGCGAAATTGAACTACTGAGGGAGAGGAACAATGTAATGGAAGAAGAACTGAAGGAAATGCAAGAGAGATATTCAGAAATAAGCCTCAAGTTTGCTGAGGTAGAAGGAGAAAGACAACAACTAGTAATGAAATTGCGAAAACGCTAA
- the LOC107830143 gene encoding uncharacterized protein LOC107830143 isoform X2, whose amino-acid sequence MFKSGRWRSEKNKIKAVFKLQFHATQVSQVVGDALMVSVVPADVGKPTVKSDKATVRDGSCYWENGVLETVKFVREPKTGKIHERIYNFVVGTGSSKSGVVGEASFDFSSYADATKVSLVSLPLKNSKSEAVLHVSIQRIQDSADQSVVEEIETAKLNSLDRSLRSQLSNDDFDSIVKDDFIEEALANKPTSQNGGKNGNCRTSSESDITLSSSGSSSGLDTPCEIPLKNNTVHHEQISFPSSLTNALVPRKQNSNVSTTVHEESPNAHWEWMEASAFDAGPDVVEKLKTELIAMARQADVSDLELQTLRKQIVKESKRGQDLSKEVASLKEERDALKEECDKLKASQKRMDETKSKDKLLYDNGDIQALVDELRQELNYHKDMNANLQIQLQKTQESNSELILAVQDLDEMLEQKNQEIANLSNKSTTCDDAEKFPDVISNSKHEMSDEDDEEQKALEQLVRQHSDAKETYVLEQKIMDLHGEIEIYRRDRDDLEMQMEQLALDYEILKQENHDMSYKLEQSQIQEQLKMQYECSSSYATASQLEAQIESLENELKKQSEEFSDSLVTISDLEAQVRNLEEELEKQAQGFEADLGALTRDKVEQEQRAIRAEEALRKTRWQNASTAERLQEEFKRLSVQMASTFEANEKLASKALNEANEFRLQKMHLEDMLQKSSEELQSIRDHYEVKILELSSQVSKMTGQIDKLQREIAEKSVQLERQEELVKETQQHQSQKVIILEAEIENLLADKKISSAHDEQKNSLMAELDKMRTSIKDMELLVEQGRNERSELETKLASVRKEAEESLKELNNMRSLKAEKEAIAGKLHLEMDNLKSRCNEMKRMLFEDEVEKEKLKKQVSQLKGDLKKKEDALNSLDKKLKDGNSRIIASNGMKATSKNNKSIPTSAGSREVASLKEKIKLLEGQIKLKESALESSTNSFLEKERDLQDKIEELDRRLEDLSQNAERLSEQESRKVAADALCPGSTTCTKDESSFTGKSCNGCSFDKENEASASNTRHLEELSSEIELLRERNNVMEEELKEMQERYSEISLKFAEVEGERQQLVMKLRKR is encoded by the exons ATGTTCAAGTCTGGGAGATGGAGGAGCGAAAAGAACAAGATCAAAGCTGTTTTCAAGTTGCAGTTTCATGCAACTCAG GTGTCACAGGTAGTTGGAGATGCATTAATGGTATCTGTGGTCCCTGCTGATGTTGGAAAGCCAACGGTAAAATCAGATAAGGCAACGGTTCGTGATGGGAGCTGCTATTGGGAGAATGGAGTTCTTGAAACTGTGAAATTCGTCCGAGAGCCAAAGACGGGGAAGATTCATGAGAGGATCTATAACTTTGTTGTGGGAACT GGTTCTTCAAAATCTGGAGTTGTTGGCGAAGCTTCGTTTGATTTTTCGAGTTATGCAGATGCAACTAAGGTTTCCTTAGTGTCTCTTCCTCTAAAAAATTCTAAATCTGAAGCTGTGTTGCAT GTTTCAATACAGAGGATTCAGGATTCTGCTGATCAAAG TGTTGTCGAAGAAATCGAAACTGCAAAACTTAATTCTCTGGATAGAAGTTTGAGATCACAATTAAGCAACGATGATTTTGATTCAATAGTTAAAGACGATTTTATTGAG GAAGCTCTGGCCAACAAACCTACATCACAAAATGGTGGAAAGAATGGCAACTGCCGGACATCAAGCGAATCTGATATTACCCTGTCCAGTTCTGGAAGCAGCTCAGGGCTTGATACACCTTGTGAAATCCCATTGAAGAACAACACGGTTCATCACGAGCAAATAAGCTTTCCGTCCTCTCTGACTAATGCTTTGGTTCCCCGGAAGCAAAATAGCAATGTCTCAACAACAGTTCATGAAGAAAGTCCGAATGCACACTGGGAGTGGATGGAAGCTTCTGCTTTTGATGCGGGTCCAGATGTTGTTGAAAAGCTCAAAACTGAGCTCATAGCTATGGCTAGGCAAGCAGACGTGTCGGATTTGGAACTACAGACTCTTCGGAAACAGATAGTCAAGGAGAGCAAAAGGGGACAGGACCTCTCAAAAGAGGTAGCTAGTTTGAAAGAGGAACGAGATGCTCtcaaggaagaatgcgataaactTAAAGCCTCACAGAAACGTATGGACGAGACAAAGTCCAAAGACAAGTTGCTTTACGACAATGGGGATATTCAGGCTCTTGTAGATGAGCTTAGGCAAGAGTTGAATTATCACAAGGACATGAATGCAAATCTTCAGATACAACTTCAGAAGACACAAGAATCAAATTCTGAGCTAATTCTTGCTGTCCAAGATCTAGATGAAATGTTGGAACAGAAAAACCAAGAAATTGCTAACCTGTCCAACAAATCAACGACGTGCGATGATGCTGAGAAGTTTCCAGATGTTATCTCCAACTCCAAGCATGAAatgagtgatgaagatgatgaagagCAAAAAGCACTTGAGCAGCTTGTGAGACAGCATAGCGATGCCAAGGAAACATACGTGCTAGAGCAAAAAATCATGGACCTGCATGGTGAAATTGAGATCTACAGAAGAGACAGAGACGATTTAGAGATGCAGATGGAGCAACTTGCCCTTGACTATGAGATACTGAAGCAAGAAAACCATGACATGTCATACAAATTGGAGCAAAGCCAGATACAGGAACAATTAAAGATGCAGTATGAATGTTCCTCTTCGTATGCCACTGCAAGTCAACTGGAAGCCCAGATCGAGAGCTTGGAGAACGAGCTGAAGAAGCAATCTGAAGAATTCTCTGACTCTTTGGTCACAATTAGTGATCTTGAAGCTCAAGTCAGAAACTTGGAGGAAGAACTGGAAAAGCAAGCCCAGGGATTTGAAGCTGATTTGGGCGCGCTGACTCGTGATAAAGTTGAACAAGAGCAGAGAGCGATACGAGCTGAAGAAGCATTGAGGAAGACTAGATGGCAAAATGCTAGCACAGCAGAGCGGCTTCAGGAGGAATTTAAACGGCTCTCTGTCCAAATGGCGTCCACTTTTGAGGCTAATGAAAAATTAGCTAGCAAAGCATTGAACGAAGCTAACGAATTCCGCCTACAGAAAATGCACCTTGAAGATATGCTCCAGAAATCGTCCGAGGAGCTCCAATCTATCAGAGACCATTATGAAGTAAAGATTCTTGAGCTTTCCAGCCAGGTGAGTAAAATGACAGGTCAAATCGACAAGTTGCAGAGAGAAATAGCCGAAAAATCTGTGCAACTAGAGAGACAAGAAGAGCTCGTCAAGGAAACTCAGCAGCATCAGTCACAGAAAGTTATTATCCTTGAAGCTGAGATTGAAAATCTATTAGCAGACAAGAAAATATCTTCTGCTCATGATGAACAGAAGAATAGCTTGATGGCTGAATTAGATAAAATGAGGACATCAATCAAGGATATGGAATTGCTTGTCGAACAAGGTCGCAATGAAAGAAGTGAACTGGAGACTAAGCTTGCATCAGTAAGAAAAGAAGCTGAGGAGTCTTTGAAGGAATTAAACAATATGAGGTCTCTTAAGGCTGAGAAGGAGGCAATAGCTGGGAAACTGCATTTGGAAATGGATAACCTTAAATCGAGatgcaatgaaatgaaaaggATGTTGTTTGAGGACGAGGTggagaaagaaaaattgaaaaagcaGGTGTCTCAATTAAAAGGTGAtctgaagaagaaagaggatgcaTTGAATAGCTTAGATAAAAAGCTCAAGGATGGCAATAGTCGAATAATAGCTTCTAATGGAATGAAAGCAACATCAAAGAACAACAAGTCCATACCCACATCTGCAGGCTCAAGAGAGGTTGCAAGTCTTAAAGAGAAGATAAAGTTGCTTGAG GGTCAGATCAAGCTGAAGGAAAGTGCACTTGAGAGTTCAACAAATTCATTTTTGGAGAAGGAGAGAGATCTTCAAGACAAAATAGAGGAGTTAGATAGAAGATTAGAAGATCTTAGTCAGAATGCAGAAAGGCTGTCTGAACAAGAGTCCCGAAAG GTAGCTGCAGATGCTCTATGTCCAGGTTCTACGACATGCACAAAAGATGAAAGTTCCTTCACAGGGAAGAG CTGCAATGGCTGTTCATTTGACAAGGAAAATGAAGCCTCAGCGTCTAATACAAGACATCTCGAGGAATTGTCCAGCGAAATTGAACTACTGAGGGAGAGGAACAATGTAATGGAAGAAGAACTGAAGGAAATGCAAGAGAGATATTCAGAAATAAGCCTCAAGTTTGCTGAGGTAGAAGGAGAAAGACAACAACTAGTAATGAAATTGCGAAAACGCTAA
- the LOC107830145 gene encoding protein LURP-one-related 11 has protein sequence MAKVYSNKSNLSTISSSSSISSNSYMSPRREIFTLWMKSLVYHGNGCTVYDSKGQIVYRIDNYNIKRSKEVHLMDSNGRVLFSIRNRKVPVFGHWDGYKWSYEGVTSKEIPWFQVKKIHNVLRGDNMNYYNVILGCNQAEANCYNIILGTTSIKIVTQAGRLVAEVKQKQATSGVLFGSDVLTLVVEPHVDHSLVMALVTVCGLIHHKI, from the exons ATGGCTAAAGTTTACTCTAACAAGTCAAACCTAAGtactatttcttcttcttcttcaatttcttcaaacTCTTATATGAGCCCAAGAAGAGAAATATTTACTTTGTGGATGAAATCTCTAGTCTACCATGGAAATGGCTGCACTGTTTATGATTCAAAAGGCCAAATTGTTTACCGAATTGACAACTACAACATTAAACGTAGCAAGGAAGTCCATCTCATGGATTCCAACGGCAGGGTTCTCTTTTCTATTCGAAATAGG aAAGTTCCAGTTTTTGGACATTGGGATGGCTATAAATGGAGTTATGAAGGTGTGACTAGTAAGGAGATACCATGGTTTCAAGTGAAGAAAATTCACAATGTCCTTAGAGGAGATAATATGAATTACTATAATGTTATATTGGGATGTAATCAAGCTGAAGCAAATTGCTATAACATTATCCTTGGCACAACATCAATTAAGATTGTGACCCAAGCAGGCAGACTTGTTGCAGAG GTAAAACAAAAACAAGCAACTTCAGGAGTACTATTTGGAAGTGATGTATTAACATTGGTTGTGGAACCTCATGTTGATCATTCATTGGTTATGGCTCTTGTTACTGTTTGTGGTCTCATCCATCACAAAATTTGA